The following coding sequences lie in one Corticium candelabrum chromosome 10, ooCorCand1.1, whole genome shotgun sequence genomic window:
- the LOC134185620 gene encoding protocadherin Fat 4-like yields MYEANDILPYHKCCLESSYCHLYSEKRPLLTCQDYIAPDIALSWGDPHLVTLDGFRYTFNGLGEYLLASVANGLFLIQSRTKRAANSAEGTVFSAFAVKHRDSVVVQFELIDGNSTIVYVNGSAVSRDTEQFIDNDLFLDTTSANGSVKLLHAAGFSFTVSPTVDMLSGTAFLSQEFKRKQTKGLLGNYNDNSYDDLLLPNGTVLNANSSEKTIFYHFGELWRVQPDESLFTYLQGADYWTYNNLTFVPEFGPPTFNNSALHMEVLKVCGDNYACIYDASRTQSVSIGKASRLADELFQQQNSELERISPNVTAPAMINMTLGKPLIMSILSEQDESNTKFEVIHPAFGARVSVGGVLNWTVYSVDHQHASLKLEIVVTSESGASVGYLPYINFCDCLNNGSCNFNNALLDGYDANRFQFVPCNCSDAYTGWHCENDFDGCMSTPCLAGTSCHDNAAPMVGFYCDPCPSGYEEIGAKCDDIDECELEMNDCEQLCTNSPGNFSCSCWDGYKLSQNRKNCFDIDECQEATECEQVCVNGPGMYNCSCFAGYSLQDDGSHCLASHVCGTNNCSQLCAVVANQSICSCITGYKLNDDNTTCSVCSSGKFGLGCSLNCDCQNGAQCHHVSGCNCSTLQGWTGSLCEIELNLYKPIFNSNSYAASVNESVPLGTTIVQVAAADDDFNQAGEVRFRFVADLFDQNSGSKLFSIDPNTGVIQTTDLLDREIKARHVLAVAAHDQGIQSQKSAVATVVIDVDDINDNSPVFNQALYIAEIYESAAAGSVVTVVSCSDLDSVDVGKLLFDISDSVDGMFVIDETGIIRTSRSIDYELSDNIQFLVICTDSIGHRVQALVVVNINPVNEHNPVFLNGTMHVVSILEDLNIGSYITEIQATDLDAGHHGHLLYNITNGNVGNHFAIEAISGKVWLRQSVDYEKLSHFNLTITAQDQGRRPQTAVAYLGVSIVDVNDNDPFFTSSLYISRLPEPVSSKVEVQKTLCGDRDLLDVDGLEVHLVDDDDNGYFMVTANGSVMTVHELDYEKKDSFVLTLLCTDRANHTAYATVIVWLVPHNEHTPVFINGSLYRLFVPEDTLPGTVLGTVNATDLDRGLQGLVRYTITDGDVGNVFGVDERKGRIWLQKQLDRETDAVYNLTVKASDGNRTAIAHVIIFVSDVNDNFPRFVPSFYSANVSENSTVGVTVMKVTCVDADELDEGKLKLKIIGGDLTDSFVVSNDGIIETTKIIDYEHQTSFALAIQCLDSVNQTAMTVVAVQVVAANEHAPVFEKTHLSFSVEENAFVGEQIGSVKATDADKGRQGQLSYSITRGNSENKFSINAVTGQLWLQATLDREATAIYDLEVTVHDGSVDSKNATASVTVIVTDINDNVPQFINLLSSVPISEYSSIGQSILTVSVKDDDLGDNAKHTVTISGGNIGDTFVLNGNILQLAKTVDYESISRYSLTLTATEMRPPFEKAVGIVTILVGNENDNKPIFHPSNYNIQLSERAQPGTVVTRLFATDSDGELNPIIFRILDGYGTFIVNSVTGVVSLTKQLNFRIKTYYEMTVTASDTKFEQSTLLTVFVLDDFVAPEFNMLQYTTSIFTNGSYPKSVIRVSATDRDGDNVQYFIYKGHNPGFLHINNENGEISLLTIPPAHVLNYSLTIEAVDDSIQSLTAFATASVFIIHVVETNDFDPEFDQQAYFANVSELAGLDTFIAIVHAVDRDDQNEVIRYSFSLSSATDLFVISPLTGDVTTAVSFKDTPLETQYNLVVIAVDEGIPQRSTEVELTINVTTNNHHAPQFVSQDFKWTVDENSPIGKVISQQELAKDNDSGMDGVVEYSLHPIPGGESFASLFTINLKNGEFRVNGPIDYEKWIKGGDVIIVASDKGKVPKTSTVIIHIAVTDINERPVFTFRYYASELYINDKQIGKTLLTLNAIDPDIGELAGLVTYTKLSGTAESFVKINGPSVVLAETGTEVGRFFILVKAFDSGDPKLESEGTATVYIDVFSNEYLCSMTLEGATESDYKNNKKNILHTIARPFNGTAREQSYVRVSNRSILLYFYILKGSYSDNHTVTKNELSQREFIPGSVVVMELDSIYLYEASLDLGFRLTNVSSYRGGSKGFFETTVGISLIGAVSGFVAIVLILLFCCCFCCKKRDKATQRDGGRPYITAGSTPSTRGSTHDLDMAEMASGDDLALKHMIGADPIMGRTFRTPWWDPTYDSGHSWAPHPEPTGESYKGSSKQASLSQEALNRLSEVRAYTSTENLDRRSPSPEPRQQKYVTFQPDRVELPPLESDDYYERYFGAETRSSSRFATEVARKKRQDKKHLASALYDSPF; encoded by the exons ATGTATGAAGCAAATGATATATTACCTTATCATAAGTGTTGTTTGGAGTCTTCCTATTGTCATCTGTACTCTGAGAAAAGGCCGCTTCTCACATGTCAAGACTATATAGCTCCAGATATTG CATTATCATGGGGAGATCCTCATCTGGTTACATTAGATGGTTTTCGGTACACATTCAATGGACTTGGTGAGTATCTCTTGGCAAGTGTTGCCAATGGACTCTTTTTAATCCAATCTAGAACAAAGCGTGCTGCAAACAGTGCTGAAGGAACAGTATTTTCAGCATTTGCAGTAAAACATCGAGattctgttgttgttcagTTTGAACTTATTGATGGTAACTCTACTATTGTTTATGTCAATGGAAGTGCAGTCTCACGAGATACTGAACAGTTTATAGACAATGATCTTTTTCTTGATACTACATCAGCTAATGGTTCTGTGAAGCTATTGCATGCAGCTGGATTTAGTTTCACAGTCTCTCCTACAGTAGATATGCTGTCAGGAACAGCATTTCTGTCACAAGAGTTTaaaaggaaacaaacaaaggGTCTTCTTGGAAATTATAATGATAATTCTTATGATGACTTACTTCTTCCAAATGGCACAGTCCTTAATGCAAATTCTAGTGAGAAAACTATCTTTTATCATTTTGGAGAACTTT GGAGAGTCCAACCAGATGAGTCCTTATTTACATACTTGCAAGGAGCAGATTATTGGACATATAATAATTTGACATTTGTTCCTGAGTTTGGTCCTCCTACATTCAATAACAGTGCATTGCATATGGAGGTTTTGAAAGTGTGTGGAGACAACTATGCATGTATCTATGATGCATCAAGAACACAGAGTGTAAGTATAGGAAAGGCTTCAAGGCTAGCTGATGAATTGTTTCAACAACAAAATTCTGAGCTGG AACGAATTTCACCGAATGTTACGGCTCCTGCAATGATTAATATGACACTAGGAAAGCCACTGATTATGTCCATACTTTCAGAACAAGATGAGTcaaatacaaaatttgaaGTTATTCATCCTGCGTTTGGAGCAAGAGTCTCGGTAGGTGGAGTTTTGAACTGGACAGTGTACTCTGTGGATCATCAGCATGCAAGCCTAAAGTTGGAAATTGTAGTAACATCAGAAAGTGGAGCATCTGTTGGTTACCTACCGTACATCAACTTCTGTGACTGCCTGAACAATGGGAGCTGCAACTTTAATAATGCTTTACTGGATGGGTATGATGCTAATCGGTTCCAGTTTGTGCCATGTAACTGTTCAGATGCATACACTGGTTGGCACTGTGAGAATGACTTTGATGGATGCATGAGTACCCCTTGCCTTGCAGGAACAAGCTGTCATGACAATGCTGCTCCTATGGTTGGATTCTACTGTGACCCATGTCCATCTGGCTATGAAGAAATTGGAGCAAAATGCGACg ATATTGATGAGTGTGAGCTAGAGATGAATGACTGTGAACAGTTGTGCACCAACAGTCCAGGAAATTTTTCTTGCTCATGTTGGGATGGCTACAAATTATCCCAAAATAGAAAGAACTGCTTTG ATATTGACGAGTGTCAGGAAGCAACTGAGTGTGAACAGGTTTGTGTGAATGGTCCTGGAATGTACAATTGTTCCTGTTTTGCTGGCTATAGTCTTCAAGATGATGGGTCTCACTGTCTTG CATCTCACGTTTGTGGGACAAATAATTGCTCTCAGCTGTGTGCTGTTGTAGCAAATCAGTCAATTTGCAGTTGCATTACCGGCTACAAATTGAATGATGATAACACAACTTGCTCTG tttgcTCTTCTGGAAAATTTGGTTTGGGTTGCAGTCTGAATTGTGACTGTCAGAATGGTGCACAATGTCATCATGTTTCTGGATGTAATTGCTCAACATTGCAAGGATGGACAGGATCGTTGTGTGAAATag AGCTGAACTTGTACAAGCCTATCTTTAACTCCAACAGTTATGCTGCATCAGTGAATGAGAGTGTGCCTCTTGGCACGACCATTGTTCAAGTAGCAGCAGCAGATGACGATTTCAATCAAGCAGGAGAAGTAAGATTCAGATTTGTAGCAGATCTTTTTGATCAAAATAGTGGTAGTAAACTCTTCAGTATTGATCCCAATACTGGAGTAATTCAGACAACTGATTTACTGGACAGAGAGATAAAAGCAAGGCACGTATTGGCTGTTGCAGCACACGACCAGGGAATTCAGAGTCAGAAATCTGCTGTGGCAACAGTAGTTATTGACGTGGATGACATTAATGACAACAGCCCAGTATTCAATCAAGCATTGTACATTGCTGAGATTTATGAGTCGGCTGCAGCTGGTAGTGTCGTTACAGTTGTCAGCTGCTCTGATTTAGACTCTGTTGACGTGGGAAAACTTCTTTTTGATATATCAGACAGTGTGGATGGTATGTTTGTTATTGATGAGACTGGCATTATTCGAACTAGCAGGTCTATAGATTATGAACTATCGGATAACATTCAGTTTTTAGTTATATGCACTGACTCTATTGGTCATCGCGTGCAAGCATTAGTTGTTGTGAACATTAATCCTGTCAATGAGCACAATCCTGTATTTCTCAATGGCACAATGCATGTGGTCTCTATCTTGGAAGACTTAAATATAGGCAGCTATATAACAGAGATTCAAGCAACAGACTTAGATGCCGGTCATCACGGTCATCTATTatacaacatcacaaatgGAAATGTTGGTAATCACTTTGCTATTGAAGCAATCAGTGGCAAAGTATGGTTACGACAATCTGTTGACTATGAAAAACTTTCACATTTCAACTTGACAATTACAGCTCAAGACCAGGGCAGAAGACCACAAACTGCTGTAGCTTATCTTGGAGTTTCAATAGTTGATGTCAACGACAATGACCCGTTCTTTACGTCATCACTATACATCAGTAGGTTGCCAGAGCCAGTGTCATCGAAGGTAGAAGTCCAAAAAACATTGTGTGGTGATCGTGACTTGCTAGATGTGGATGGATTAGAAGTTCATCTTGTTGATGACGATGACAATGGATACTTTATGGTTACTGCAAATGGCAGTGTAATGACTGTTCATGAGCTGGATTACGAAAAGAAGGATAGTTTTGTGCTCACTTTACTGTGCACTGACAGGGCCAATCATACTGCATATGCTACTGTCATAGTCTGGCTGGTACCGCACAATGAACACACTCCTGTGTTTATAAATGGATCACTGTACAGATTGTTTGTGCCAGAGGATACTTTGCCAGGTACCGTGTTAGGCACTGTCAATGCAACAGATCTTGATAGGGGGCTACAAGGGTTAGTTCGTTACACGATCACTGATGGAGATGTAGGAAATGTATTTGGTGTAGATGAAAGAAAGGGAAGGATCTGGTTGCAGAAACAGttagacagagaaacagatgcTGTATATAACTTGACAGTTAAAGCAAGTGATGGCAACAGAACAGCGATTGCACATGTTATCATTTTTGTGTCTGATGTAAATGACAACTTTCCACGCTTTGTACCGTCATTTTATTCAGCAAACGTTTCTGAAAACTCAACAGTAGGTGTGACTGTCATGAAAGTAACGTGTGTGGATGCTGACGAGTTGGATGAGGGTAAACTGAAATTGAAGATTATTGGTGGAGACCTGACAGACAGCTTTGTTGTAAGCAATGATGGTATTATTGAAACCACAAAAATAATTGACTATGAACATCAGACATCATTTGCACTTGCTATTCAATGCTTGGACTCTGTCAATCAGACAGCAATGAcagttgttgctgttcaaGTTGTTGCTGCTAACGAACATGCTCCAGTGTTTGAGAAAACTCATCTATCATTTTCAGTAGAAGAGAATGCATTTGTCGGCGAACAGATTGGTAGTGTCAAAGCTACTGATGCTGACAAAGGTAGGCAGGGGCAACTTTCATACTCAATTACAAGAGGAAACTCAGAGAACAAGTTTTCTATCAATGCAGTTACTGGACAATTGTGGCTGCAGGCAACTCTTGACAGGGAAGCTACAGCCATTTATGATCTAGAAGTGACTGTCCATGATGGGAGTGTGGACTCAAAGAATGCCACTGCATCAGTGACAGTAATTGtgactgatatcaatgacaatgtTCCACAATTTATAAACCTATTATCTAGTGTGCCAATATCAGAGTACAGCAGCATTGGTCAGtcaatcttgacagtgtcagTTAAAGATGATGATCTCGGAGACAATGCAAAACATACTGTAACAATCTCTGGAGGGAACATTGGAGATACCTTTGTGTTGAATGGAAATATACTACAATTAGCAAAAACTGTTGACTATGAGTCCATTTCACGATATTCTCTCACTCTTACAGCAACTGAAATGCGACCACCTTTTGAGAAGGCTGTTGGCATTGTGACAATTCTAGTAGGCaatgaaaatgacaacaaacctATATTTCATCCAAGTAACTACAACATTCAACTGAGTGAACGTGCACAGCCAGGCACAGTTGTTACTCGGTTGTTTGCTACTGATTCAGATGGAGAATTAAATCCCATCATATTTCGGATTTTGGATGGTTATGGAACATTTATTGTTAATAGTGTTACTGGAGTTGTATCTCTTACAAAGCAGCTGAATTTTCGAATAAAGACATATTATGAAATGACTGTTACTGCATCAGATACAAAATTTGAGCAATCAACTCTATTGACAGTATTTGTGTTGGATGATTTTGTAGCTCCTGAATTTAACATGTTACAGTACACTACTTCCATTTTCACCAATGGATCATATCCAAAGTCGGTTATCAGAGTGTCTGCAACTGACCGAGATGGTGACAACGTTCAGTATTTTATTTACAAGGGGCATAACCCTGGATTTTTGCATATCAACAATGAAAATGGTGAAATATCTCTTTTGACTATTCCACCTGCCCATGTACTAAACTATAGTCTGACCATTGAGGCAGTGGATGACAGTATACAAAGTCTGACGGCATTTGCTACTGCCTCCGTTTTTATCATTCATGTTGTGGAAACAAATGATTTTGACCCTGAGTTTGATCAGCAGGCTTACTTTGCTAATGTTTCCGAGCTAGCAGGGTTGGACACGTTTATTGCAATCGTTCATGCTGTTGATAGAGATGACCAAAATGAAGTCATCAGATATAGCTTTTCTCTATCCAGTGCAACTGATTTATTTGTCATCAGTCCTTTGACTGGAGATGTGACAACAGCTGTCTCCTTTAAAGACACACCATTAGAAACGCAATACAATTTGGTGGTTATAGCAGTAGATGAAGGAATTCCACAAAGATCAACTGAAGTTGAACTGACAATCAATGTGACGACAAACAATCATCATGCTCCTCAATTTGTTAGTCAGGATTTTAAGTGGACTGTGGATGAAAATTCACCAATTGGTAAAGTGATATCACAGCAAGAGTTGGCTAAGGATAATGACTCTGGTATGGATGGTGTGGTCGAGTATTCTCTGCATCCTATTCCAGGAGGAGAGTCATTTGCTTCACTGTTTACCATTAACCTCAAGAATGGTGAGTTTCGTGTCAATGGCCCAATTGACTATGAAAAATGGATCAAGGGAGGAGATGTTATCATTGTTGCATCTGACAAGGGTAAAGTACCTAAAACCTCTACTGTGATTATTCACATTGCTGTTACGGACATCAATGAGCGCCCAGTTTTCACATTTCGCTATTATGCAAGTGAACTGTACATtaatgacaaacagattgggAAAACACTGCTAACACTGAATGCCATTGATCCAGACATTGGTGAACTAGCAGGTTTAGTCACGTATACTAAACTGAGTGGTACAGCAGAGTCTTTTGTTAAGATCAATGGGCCTTCTGTTGTGCTGGCAGAGACAGGTACTGAAGTTGGACGTTTTTTTATACTTGTTAAAGCTTTCGATTCTGGAGATCCAAAGCTTGAAAGCGAAGGCACTGCCACAGTTTATATAGATGTTTTCAGTAATGAATATTTATGCAGCATGACGCTAGAAGGTGCCACTGAGAGCGATTAtaagaacaacaagaaaaacatTTTGCATACTATTGCTCGCCCATTCAATGGAACAGCAAGAGAGCAAAGCTACGTGAGAGTGAGCAACAG GTCAATTCTGTTGTATTTCTACATATTGAAGGGATCATACTCTGACAATCACACTGTGACAAAGAATGAGTTGTCTCAGCGGGAGTTCATTCCAGGAAGTGTGGTTGTGATGGAGTTGGACAGCATATATCTTTATGAGGCATCATTAGACTTGGGCTTCAGACTTACGAATGTCTCCAGCTACAGGGGCGGCTCAAagggattttttgaaacaacTGTTGGAATTTCATTGATTGGAGCTGTGAGTGGATTTGTTGCGATTGTTTTGATTTTACTGttttgctgctgcttttgcTGCAAAAAGCGTGACAAGGCGAC TCAAAGAGATGGTGGACGGCCATACATCACTGCAGGAAGCACTCCTAGTACTCGAGGATCTACTCATGATTTAGACATGGCAGAGATGGCATCAG GAGATGACCTAGCTTTGAAGCATATGATAGGGGCTGATCCCATTATGGGAAGAACCTTCCGCACTCCTTGGTGGGATCCAACGTATGACTCTGGCCACAGTTGGGCTCCCCACCCTGAGCCCACTGGTGAG tCGTATAAAGGCAGCAGCAAACAAGCTTCGCTGTCTCAAGAAGCTCTCAATCGACTGAGTGAAGTCAGAGCGTATACATCCACCGAGAACTTGGACAGACGAAGTCCATCACCTGAACCTCGTCAACAGAAGTATGTGACGTTCCAGCCTGACAGAGTCGAACTACCTCCTTTAGAATCAGATGATTACTACGAACGGTATTTTGGTGCAGAAACACGATCATCTTCTCGGTTTGCAACAGAAGTGGCAAGAAAGAAGAGGCAGGATAAGAAGCACTTGGCATCAGCGTTGTATGATAGTCCCTTCTAG